One genomic region from Ornithinimicrobium flavum encodes:
- a CDS encoding integrase core domain-containing protein, translating into MPTTRFCKLIGVPERTYRRWQAHARAGRPARGPWPRPARQASWEVVTGLAAKHAAWGHRKVWAMARHSGHRVSMSTTARILDDAGLLLKADYQRERRQLAQQRKAAFARSPTGPNMVWQFDFSEYETAAGGTWRVAGIADYWSKYEFGWHWSPTANQHDAIAAVQLALAEAESMLPAGLDLLEYLADPDTGEVVPITLVTDNGGPFRSARFAAFIEATPQLDHVRTRVRTPGQNGVRERAFQSLKYERLYREQIDDMHDLVAHGEDFRVEFNAVRPHEALSWNRPREVHLRLSDPGTPNFPEPENLPRT; encoded by the coding sequence ATGCCGACCACGAGGTTCTGCAAGCTGATCGGCGTCCCCGAGCGGACCTACCGCCGCTGGCAGGCGCACGCCCGTGCCGGGCGCCCCGCGAGGGGTCCCTGGCCCCGGCCGGCACGCCAGGCGTCCTGGGAGGTGGTGACCGGACTGGCGGCCAAGCACGCCGCGTGGGGCCACCGCAAGGTCTGGGCGATGGCTCGTCACTCGGGCCACCGGGTGTCGATGTCGACCACGGCGCGGATCCTCGACGACGCCGGGCTGCTGCTCAAGGCCGACTACCAGCGGGAACGACGCCAGCTCGCCCAGCAGCGCAAGGCCGCGTTCGCCAGGTCCCCGACCGGACCGAACATGGTGTGGCAGTTCGACTTCTCCGAGTACGAGACCGCCGCTGGCGGGACCTGGCGCGTGGCCGGGATCGCGGACTACTGGTCCAAGTACGAGTTCGGGTGGCACTGGTCGCCGACTGCGAACCAGCACGACGCAATCGCCGCGGTGCAGCTGGCCCTGGCCGAGGCCGAGTCGATGCTGCCTGCGGGGTTGGACCTGCTGGAGTACCTCGCCGACCCCGACACCGGTGAGGTCGTGCCCATCACCCTGGTCACCGACAACGGGGGACCGTTCCGCTCGGCACGGTTCGCTGCCTTCATCGAGGCCACCCCGCAGCTGGACCACGTGCGGACCCGGGTGCGCACCCCGGGTCAGAACGGGGTCCGCGAACGAGCGTTCCAGTCGCTGAAGTACGAGCGGCTCTACCGCGAGCAGATCGACGACATGCACGACCTTGTCGCTCACGGTGAGGACTTCCGCGTCGAGTTCAACGCCGTCCGCCCGCACGAGGCCCTGTCCTGGAACCGGCCGCGCGAGGTGCACCTGCGCCTGTCCGACCCCGGAACACCCAACTTTCCCGAGCCGGAAAACCTGCCAAGAACTTGA
- a CDS encoding pilus assembly protein CpaE: MLSPALARRLLDTGLVWSPVAGDRFVVDRPGMEHDLFYLADMTVEVHTFVGGSVIGFNGVAEWALDSVALEETLWLPREDQLRAVLGHDFVGLGLQDEGYAVVALVDGAPRTFVHRDAEEAYGLATLEVLAHRH; the protein is encoded by the coding sequence GTGCTGTCACCCGCTCTGGCCCGCCGCCTGCTCGACACCGGCCTCGTGTGGTCCCCGGTGGCGGGCGACCGCTTCGTCGTCGACCGACCCGGGATGGAGCACGATCTGTTCTACCTCGCGGACATGACGGTGGAGGTCCACACCTTCGTCGGCGGCAGCGTGATCGGCTTCAACGGCGTCGCGGAGTGGGCGCTGGACTCGGTGGCGCTGGAGGAGACGCTGTGGCTGCCGCGGGAGGACCAGCTGCGGGCGGTCCTCGGGCACGACTTCGTCGGTCTGGGCCTGCAGGACGAGGGGTATGCCGTGGTCGCGCTGGTCGACGGGGCCCCGCGGACCTTCGTGCACCGGGACGCCGAGGAGGCCTACGGCCTGGCGACGCTCGAGGTGCTGGCCCACCGGCACTGA
- a CDS encoding DEAD/DEAH box helicase — protein MTADAPTAIQPTLVDALPPGAGDDPDRLHRVFTEWAAGRGTSLYPHQEEALLHLLSGSNVVLATPTGSGKSLVATAACFLALARDQVAFLTAPIKALVSEKFFDACRTFGAENVGMLTGDAAVNADAPIIVCTAEVLANIALREGEGADIGMVVMDEFHFYGEPDRGWAWQVPLLTLPQAQFLLMSATLGDTTRFERDLTRRTGRETALVAGAERPVPLHFRDELALTPISDTITELLEERQAPVYVVHFTQREALERAQSLLSLPRLVTAEEKEAIRARIGAFRFTAGFGRTLSQLVRAGIGVHHAGMLPRYRRLVEQLAQDGLLKVICGTDTLGVGINVPIRTVLFTGLAKYDGSRQRILRAREFHQIAGRAGRAGYDTAGYVVVQAPEHTIENARALAKAGDDPKKQKKVQRRKPPEGFVSWSQQTYEKLVGAEPEQLTSRMKVDHSTILNVVARQGDPVRNLASLLRDNHETPAMQARLARRAIALGRSLLDTGVLTRRAVPGADGRSVDLADGVAENFALNQPLAPFALAALELFDREAPTYSLDVLSVVEAVLDDPMPILLAQRYRARGEAVARMKADGVEYDDRMAQLEDVTWPRPLAELLEGTLTIYRQSHPWVREDALSPKSVVRDMWERAMSFTELVGYYQLARSEGVVLRYLTDAYRTLRQTVPETAYTTELHDLVHWLGETIRQTDSSLLEEWEALTDPELVAAAAAREAAGAPPVPVRPITGNERAFRVMVRNAMWRRVELLAEDAWEALGDLEAQVALLPEPPHEPLMGREDWDRAVGDYYDEHDQVVLDADARGPQHLRIEQVAGERARIASGRAVRVWRVEQTVTDPEGDLDWVVEAECDLDASDAVGEPVLLATALRRL, from the coding sequence ATGACTGCCGACGCACCGACCGCCATCCAGCCCACCCTCGTCGACGCCCTCCCGCCGGGGGCGGGGGACGACCCCGACCGGCTGCACCGTGTCTTCACCGAGTGGGCCGCCGGCCGGGGGACCTCCCTCTACCCGCACCAGGAGGAGGCGCTGCTGCACCTGCTGTCCGGCAGCAACGTCGTGCTGGCCACCCCCACCGGCAGCGGCAAGTCCCTCGTCGCCACCGCCGCCTGCTTCCTGGCGCTGGCCCGCGACCAGGTCGCCTTCCTCACGGCGCCGATCAAGGCCCTGGTCAGCGAGAAGTTCTTCGACGCGTGCCGCACCTTCGGTGCCGAGAACGTCGGCATGCTCACCGGCGACGCCGCGGTCAACGCCGACGCGCCCATCATCGTGTGCACCGCCGAGGTGCTGGCCAACATCGCCCTGCGGGAGGGCGAGGGGGCCGACATCGGGATGGTCGTCATGGACGAGTTCCACTTCTACGGCGAGCCCGACCGCGGCTGGGCCTGGCAGGTGCCCCTCCTCACCCTTCCCCAGGCGCAGTTCCTCCTCATGTCCGCGACGCTGGGCGACACCACGCGGTTCGAGCGTGACCTCACGCGTCGCACCGGCCGGGAGACCGCCCTCGTGGCGGGGGCCGAGCGTCCCGTCCCGCTGCACTTCCGGGACGAGCTGGCCTTGACGCCGATCTCCGACACGATCACCGAGCTGCTGGAGGAGCGGCAGGCCCCCGTCTACGTCGTGCACTTCACCCAGCGGGAGGCCCTGGAGCGGGCGCAGTCCCTGCTGTCCCTGCCACGGCTCGTGACCGCCGAGGAGAAGGAGGCGATCCGAGCGCGGATCGGCGCCTTCCGCTTCACCGCCGGCTTCGGCCGGACGTTGTCTCAGCTGGTGCGCGCCGGGATCGGCGTGCACCACGCGGGGATGCTGCCCCGCTACCGCCGCCTGGTGGAGCAGCTGGCCCAGGACGGGCTGCTCAAGGTGATCTGCGGCACCGACACCCTCGGCGTCGGCATCAACGTGCCGATCCGCACCGTGCTGTTCACCGGGCTGGCCAAGTACGACGGCTCCCGGCAGCGCATCCTGCGCGCCCGCGAGTTCCACCAGATCGCGGGGCGTGCCGGGCGTGCGGGCTACGACACCGCCGGGTATGTCGTGGTGCAGGCGCCCGAGCACACGATCGAGAACGCGCGCGCCCTGGCCAAGGCCGGGGACGACCCCAAGAAGCAGAAGAAGGTCCAGCGGCGCAAGCCTCCGGAGGGCTTCGTGTCCTGGAGCCAGCAGACCTACGAGAAGCTGGTCGGGGCCGAGCCGGAGCAGCTGACCTCCCGGATGAAGGTCGACCACTCCACCATCCTCAACGTCGTCGCACGCCAGGGGGATCCGGTCCGCAACCTCGCCTCCCTGCTGCGCGACAACCACGAGACGCCGGCCATGCAGGCCAGGCTGGCCCGGCGGGCGATCGCCCTGGGCCGGTCCCTGCTGGACACCGGGGTGCTGACCCGCCGGGCGGTGCCCGGGGCGGACGGGCGCAGCGTCGACCTCGCGGACGGGGTGGCCGAGAACTTCGCGCTCAACCAGCCGCTGGCCCCCTTCGCGCTCGCGGCCCTCGAGCTCTTCGACAGGGAGGCCCCGACCTACTCCCTGGACGTCCTGTCCGTCGTCGAGGCGGTGCTGGACGACCCCATGCCGATCCTGCTCGCCCAGCGCTACCGCGCCAGGGGGGAGGCGGTCGCCCGGATGAAGGCCGACGGGGTGGAGTACGACGACCGGATGGCCCAGCTGGAGGACGTGACCTGGCCGCGCCCGCTCGCCGAGCTGCTCGAGGGGACGTTGACCATCTACCGGCAGTCGCACCCGTGGGTGCGTGAGGACGCGCTCTCGCCCAAGTCCGTGGTCCGGGACATGTGGGAGCGGGCGATGAGCTTCACCGAGCTCGTCGGCTACTACCAGCTCGCCCGGTCCGAGGGCGTCGTGCTGCGCTACCTCACCGACGCCTACCGGACGCTGCGGCAGACGGTGCCCGAGACGGCCTACACCACCGAGCTGCACGACCTGGTCCACTGGCTGGGCGAGACGATCCGCCAGACCGACTCCTCGCTGCTGGAGGAGTGGGAGGCGCTCACCGACCCCGAGCTGGTCGCCGCGGCCGCCGCGCGCGAGGCCGCGGGGGCGCCGCCCGTCCCGGTCCGGCCGATCACGGGCAACGAGCGGGCCTTCCGGGTCATGGTGCGCAACGCCATGTGGCGCAGGGTGGAGCTGCTCGCCGAGGACGCGTGGGAGGCGCTGGGCGACCTCGAGGCCCAGGTGGCGCTGCTCCCGGAGCCGCCCCACGAGCCGCTCATGGGGCGCGAGGACTGGGACCGGGCCGTCGGCGACTACTACGACGAGCACGACCAGGTCGTCCTGGACGCCGACGCGCGCGGCCCCCAGCACCTGCGCATCGAGCAGGTGGCGGGGGAGCGGGCCCGGATCGCCAGCGGGCGGGCGGTCCGGGTATGGCGTGTCGAGCAGACCGTCACCGACCCCGAGGGCGACCTGGACTGGGTCGTGGAGGCCGAGTGCGACCTCGACGCCTCGGACGCCGTGGGCGAGCCGGTGCTGCTCGCCACCGCCCTGCGCAGGCTCTGA
- a CDS encoding IS1380 family transposase translates to MQLSHTLPVVSATFDDPNLVSAAGLVPLMTLAEEAGLHALGDEHLSLPTDKGANAGAKLAALVAGMAAGADSIEDMGLLRHGAMGKLFERPYAPSTLGSFLRTFTFGHVRQGDAVASRFTLALAGRTGLLGRAGDTGTVLLDLDDTIVEVHGYAKQGAGFGYSGVRGLNALLATVSTEQTAPVIAAQRLRKGSVGSSRGAARLTTDALALVRRSHLAGRPVLLRADSAFYSAALVGAADRAGAQVSITVRLDPAVKRAIAAIAEDAWTTIRYTDAIYDQATGRWVSRAEVAEIDYTAFTSAKKSEQVTGRLVVRRVPDLNPRAKDGQESMFDTWRFHAFFTTTPATERDTVAADQVHRGHAVIENVHADLKASALAHLPSGKFAANAAWLIAAVMAFNLTRAAATLTGSTRLARATTPTIRRKLVNLPARVASSARRLHLHLPRDWPWEHAWTVLYDALRPGRAAAPA, encoded by the coding sequence ATGCAACTCTCTCACACCCTCCCCGTGGTCTCCGCGACGTTCGATGACCCCAACCTCGTGTCTGCCGCCGGGCTTGTCCCGCTGATGACGCTGGCCGAAGAAGCCGGCCTGCACGCCCTGGGCGATGAGCACCTGAGCCTGCCGACCGACAAGGGCGCCAACGCCGGCGCCAAGCTGGCCGCCCTGGTGGCGGGTATGGCCGCCGGCGCGGACAGCATCGAGGATATGGGGCTCTTGCGCCACGGCGCGATGGGCAAGCTGTTCGAACGGCCCTATGCCCCCTCCACGCTCGGTTCGTTCCTGCGCACGTTCACCTTCGGCCACGTCCGCCAGGGCGACGCGGTCGCCTCCCGCTTCACCCTCGCCCTGGCCGGGCGCACCGGGCTGCTGGGCCGGGCCGGCGACACCGGGACGGTGCTGCTCGACCTGGACGACACCATCGTGGAGGTCCACGGCTACGCCAAGCAGGGCGCCGGGTTCGGCTACAGCGGGGTCCGAGGGTTGAACGCGCTGCTGGCGACCGTGTCCACCGAGCAGACCGCCCCGGTCATCGCCGCCCAACGCCTGCGCAAGGGTTCCGTGGGTTCCTCCCGTGGCGCGGCCCGGTTGACCACCGATGCCCTGGCGCTGGTCCGGCGCAGCCACCTGGCCGGGCGACCGGTGCTCCTGCGCGCCGATTCCGCGTTCTACTCCGCCGCCCTGGTGGGCGCCGCCGACAGGGCCGGTGCACAGGTCTCGATCACCGTGCGGCTGGACCCGGCGGTCAAGCGCGCCATCGCCGCGATCGCCGAGGACGCGTGGACCACGATCAGGTATACCGACGCGATCTACGACCAGGCCACCGGCAGGTGGGTCTCGCGGGCCGAGGTCGCCGAGATCGACTACACCGCGTTCACCTCGGCCAAGAAGTCCGAGCAGGTCACTGGCCGGCTGGTGGTGCGCCGCGTCCCGGACCTGAACCCCAGGGCCAAGGACGGGCAGGAGTCGATGTTCGACACCTGGCGCTTCCACGCGTTCTTCACCACCACGCCCGCCACCGAGCGGGACACCGTGGCCGCCGACCAGGTCCACCGGGGCCACGCGGTCATCGAGAACGTCCACGCCGACCTGAAAGCCTCGGCCCTGGCGCACCTGCCCTCGGGCAAGTTCGCTGCCAACGCCGCCTGGCTCATCGCCGCGGTCATGGCGTTCAACCTCACCCGCGCCGCGGCCACCCTGACCGGCAGCACCCGCCTGGCGCGGGCGACGACGCCCACGATCCGCCGCAAGCTGGTCAACCTGCCAGCCCGGGTCGCCTCCTCCGCCCGCCGCCTGCACCTGCACCTACCCCGAGACTGGCCCTGGGAGCACGCCTGGACCGTCCTCTACGACGCGCTCCGCCCCGGCCGGGCCGCAGCACCCGCCTGA
- a CDS encoding aromatic ring-opening dioxygenase LigA — protein sequence MRTSRTMGTLLIVLGLIFIIAGGATYVMVSQELKNANVTVADDADFLAGDTVDGPFSAYSQAMIIDKHALESTGGKTYAELDREDPLRATAMNASFLRASLFTSVVSFGVATMAMGVGLAFILGGVGLRAVPAAVGDPDRRRVDA from the coding sequence ATGCGCACCAGCCGCACCATGGGCACACTCCTCATCGTCCTCGGCCTGATCTTCATCATCGCCGGCGGCGCCACTTACGTCATGGTGAGCCAGGAGCTGAAGAACGCCAACGTCACCGTCGCGGACGACGCCGACTTCCTCGCCGGCGACACGGTCGACGGCCCCTTCTCCGCCTACTCGCAGGCGATGATCATCGACAAGCACGCCCTGGAGTCGACGGGCGGCAAGACCTACGCCGAGCTGGACCGCGAGGACCCGCTGCGCGCCACCGCGATGAACGCCTCCTTCCTGCGCGCCTCGCTGTTCACCTCCGTGGTGTCCTTCGGCGTGGCCACCATGGCGATGGGTGTCGGCCTGGCCTTCATCCTGGGTGGCGTGGGCCTGCGCGCGGTCCCGGCCGCCGTCGGTGACCCCGACCGTCGTCGGGTCGACGCCTGA
- a CDS encoding septum formation family protein: protein MRRPLPHAVSLVALVLAGCATPAVEPPTADVGDCLLLAELAGAPPPGEEGQVEQIPTVACDQPHDAEVLLAYELPEGPFPGQDVIDGVVDTQCLPQFRTYVGVGYEESERFQILTVYPTEDSWSVGDREVLCIVHTADGATVTGTFEDAERTG from the coding sequence GTGCGCCGTCCGCTGCCGCACGCCGTGTCGCTCGTCGCGCTCGTGCTGGCCGGGTGTGCCACCCCGGCCGTCGAGCCGCCGACGGCCGACGTGGGCGACTGCCTCCTGCTCGCCGAGCTCGCGGGGGCACCTCCGCCGGGTGAGGAGGGGCAGGTCGAGCAGATCCCGACGGTGGCGTGCGACCAGCCGCACGACGCGGAGGTGCTGCTGGCCTACGAGCTGCCCGAGGGGCCCTTCCCCGGCCAGGACGTCATCGACGGCGTCGTCGACACGCAGTGCCTCCCCCAGTTCCGGACCTACGTCGGGGTGGGCTACGAGGAGTCCGAGCGGTTCCAGATCCTCACCGTCTACCCCACCGAGGACAGCTGGTCGGTCGGCGACCGCGAGGTCCTGTGCATCGTCCACACCGCGGACGGCGCCACCGTCACCGGCACCTTCGAGGACGCCGAGCGCACCGGCTGA
- a CDS encoding methylenetetrahydrofolate reductase, which produces MTSTQSRVSVELVPRSAESLAGEVRDVVAGLPWVDTINVPDLLKFDLRSWDACGVVRGATARPDGTAYPVIPHVRAADVDPDAPLPMAGALREHGVQEVLVVSGDDADYFTHRTYPVDAVDVIRRFRAELPEVRVYAGLDPYRQGIAQEMRYLERKLSAGAAGIFTQPFFDTALMAAWAGVLPDDLPVWWGATTVTTPGALGYWRRRNLVAFPTDFDLTLDWQRTFARRAVDFARERGHHVYLMPVRTSVADYLDGLL; this is translated from the coding sequence ATGACCTCCACCCAGTCCCGCGTCTCCGTCGAGTTGGTGCCCCGCAGCGCCGAGTCCCTCGCCGGCGAGGTGCGGGACGTCGTGGCCGGGCTGCCGTGGGTCGACACCATCAACGTGCCGGACCTGCTCAAGTTCGACCTGCGCAGCTGGGACGCGTGCGGGGTCGTCCGCGGGGCGACCGCCCGGCCCGACGGCACCGCATACCCCGTCATCCCGCACGTGCGCGCCGCGGACGTCGACCCCGACGCCCCGCTGCCCATGGCCGGGGCTCTCCGGGAGCACGGAGTGCAGGAGGTGCTGGTCGTGTCCGGCGACGACGCCGACTACTTCACCCACCGCACCTACCCGGTCGACGCCGTCGACGTCATCCGGCGCTTCCGGGCCGAGCTGCCCGAGGTCAGGGTCTACGCCGGGCTCGACCCCTACCGGCAGGGCATCGCCCAGGAGATGCGCTACCTGGAGCGCAAGCTGTCCGCCGGGGCCGCCGGCATCTTCACCCAGCCCTTCTTCGACACCGCGCTGATGGCCGCGTGGGCGGGGGTGCTGCCCGACGACCTGCCGGTGTGGTGGGGCGCGACGACCGTCACCACGCCGGGGGCGCTGGGCTACTGGCGACGGCGCAACCTGGTGGCCTTCCCGACCGACTTCGACCTCACCCTGGACTGGCAGCGCACCTTCGCCCGCCGGGCCGTGGACTTCGCCCGCGAGCGTGGCCATCACGTCTACCTCATGCCGGTGCGCACCTCCGTCGCCGACTACCTCGACGGGCTCCTCTGA
- a CDS encoding tyrosine-type recombinase/integrase, which translates to MRLLDDMRDVVAGRAASELLFTSPDGGRLRASNWKRWVAWSQAVESVGVDIRFHDLRHTCASLLIQAGATPVEVQRILGHSTPATTLNLYTHLLPDALDGAAARLDDYLGAEAVVAKLVAKPPTTLQDGAP; encoded by the coding sequence TTGCGCCTGCTTGACGACATGCGCGACGTGGTCGCAGGTCGTGCCGCAAGCGAACTGCTGTTCACCTCACCCGATGGTGGCCGGCTGCGGGCGTCCAACTGGAAGCGGTGGGTCGCGTGGTCGCAGGCCGTTGAGTCGGTCGGTGTGGACATCCGGTTTCACGACCTCCGGCACACTTGCGCAAGCCTCCTGATCCAGGCCGGCGCGACACCGGTGGAGGTGCAGCGCATCCTGGGGCACAGCACGCCGGCGACGACGCTCAACCTCTATACCCATCTCCTGCCGGACGCCCTCGACGGCGCGGCCGCACGGCTCGATGATTACCTGGGTGCGGAAGCTGTGGTGGCCAAGCTGGTGGCCAAGCCCCCGACTACGTTGCAAGACGGAGCACCATGA
- a CDS encoding cysteine hydrolase family protein, which translates to MTQHAPWLVVIDAQRIFADPASEWCAPRFPETVGPITELVAEHGDRVVQTRWIPPPAKHGSWVPYFERFPFADRSPHDPLFDMVDEIAELRLPHTVSEPTFGKWGEHLRDTVGRDAHLVLAGVATDCCVLSTALAAADAGCFVEVVAAACAGSTDEAHERALAAMELYAPQIQVRR; encoded by the coding sequence ATGACCCAGCACGCACCCTGGCTGGTCGTCATCGACGCCCAGCGCATCTTCGCCGACCCGGCGTCCGAGTGGTGCGCACCCCGTTTCCCGGAGACCGTCGGGCCGATCACCGAGCTGGTGGCCGAGCACGGGGACCGCGTGGTCCAGACGCGGTGGATCCCGCCCCCGGCCAAGCACGGCTCCTGGGTGCCCTACTTCGAGCGCTTCCCCTTCGCCGACCGCTCGCCGCACGACCCGCTCTTCGACATGGTCGACGAGATCGCCGAGCTGAGGTTGCCCCACACGGTCTCCGAGCCGACCTTCGGCAAGTGGGGTGAGCACCTGCGCGACACCGTCGGCCGTGACGCCCACCTCGTCCTGGCCGGGGTCGCGACCGACTGCTGCGTCCTGTCGACCGCCCTGGCCGCGGCGGACGCGGGCTGCTTCGTCGAGGTGGTCGCCGCCGCCTGCGCCGGGTCCACGGACGAGGCGCACGAGCGCGCGCTCGCGGCGATGGAGCTCTACGCGCCGCAGATTCAGGTCCGCCGCTGA
- a CDS encoding DUF5995 family protein has protein sequence MGLRDLLDTVRATLRLPSLPPLPLLPGRMRREEPVPAGQLPDVASVVAALRALDTELDRGDGVWHFNRMYLQVTELVEQRLHEGYFADDRFMERLDVVFAQLYLDAVHGDRVGLVPPPCWEPVLASRRTALAPIQFAVAGMNAHINHDLPVAVVTTCRQLGIDPTTRQVRSDYDKVSAVLAEVHEQVRQSFLDGIALEVDRELTPLLTLVGSWSVARAREAAWVNSEVLWALRAAPLLQEEFRASLSRTVGLVGRTLLVQVAEPV, from the coding sequence ATGGGACTCCGCGACCTGCTCGACACCGTCCGCGCCACGCTCCGCCTTCCGTCTCTGCCGCCGCTGCCGTTGCTGCCGGGCCGTATGCGGCGGGAGGAGCCGGTCCCCGCGGGCCAGTTGCCGGACGTCGCGTCCGTCGTCGCCGCGCTGCGCGCCCTCGACACCGAGCTGGACCGGGGGGACGGCGTGTGGCACTTCAACCGGATGTACCTGCAGGTGACCGAGCTCGTCGAGCAACGGCTCCACGAGGGCTACTTCGCCGACGACCGGTTCATGGAGCGGCTCGACGTCGTCTTCGCCCAGCTCTACCTCGACGCCGTCCACGGTGACCGGGTCGGTCTGGTCCCGCCCCCCTGCTGGGAGCCGGTCCTCGCGAGCCGGCGCACGGCCCTGGCACCGATCCAGTTCGCCGTCGCCGGCATGAACGCCCACATCAACCACGACCTGCCGGTCGCGGTCGTCACCACCTGCCGCCAGCTCGGCATCGACCCGACCACGCGGCAGGTGCGCTCGGACTACGACAAGGTCAGCGCGGTGCTGGCGGAGGTCCACGAGCAGGTGCGCCAGTCCTTCCTCGACGGGATCGCCCTCGAGGTGGACCGGGAGCTGACGCCGCTGCTGACGCTCGTCGGGTCGTGGAGCGTCGCCCGGGCGCGGGAGGCCGCCTGGGTCAACAGCGAGGTGCTGTGGGCCCTGCGCGCGGCACCGCTGCTCCAGGAGGAGTTCCGCGCCAGTCTGAGCCGCACGGTCGGCCTGGTCGGCCGAACGCTCCTGGTGCAGGTTGCCGAGCCGGTATGA
- a CDS encoding ABC1 kinase family protein: protein MTDADLRARYRRIVLFFARVTVSFIWWEIVLRRLGLGRLAARTRTERGRRAALRFRGLAVSMGGLMIKVGQFLSARLDVLPPEITRELAGLQDEVPPEDLEEVRAVAESGLGVPLEEHFAWFDTTPLAAASLGQVHRARLRPADAAQEGFADVVVKVQRPHIQRVIEVDLSALRRVGGWMERYRPIRERADVRALLEEFAATTLQEVDYLAEGANAETFARNFADDPHVRVPRVVWELSGRRLLTLEDVSAVKLADHAAITAAGIHRAEVAQLLADTFLQQIFTDGFFHADPHPGNLFVSPSPDAADDEPGWTLTYIDFGMMGEVPDELRTGLRDLVIAAGLRDSARLVSGLTRLGVLLPTADLASIEAAVEQVFDRFGGLRMDELQQIDPEELIRFGLQFRELLLELPFQVPENLLLLGRSLGILSGICTGLDPEFDVWATITPYAGQLLDDERQGLPQTVLSEAMALARLALVLPRRADRVLTLAERGELRIATPLLSSQVRRLERTVSRTNGVLVFAALLLAGAILTASDPGTGRLLMFASVLPLVWVLAAGLRRGP from the coding sequence ATGACCGACGCGGACCTGCGCGCCCGCTACCGGCGCATCGTGCTCTTCTTCGCGCGGGTGACGGTCTCCTTCATCTGGTGGGAGATCGTGCTGCGTCGGCTCGGTCTGGGACGCCTCGCGGCGCGCACGCGCACCGAGCGGGGACGGCGCGCCGCCCTGCGCTTCCGCGGCCTCGCCGTCTCCATGGGTGGGCTGATGATCAAGGTGGGCCAGTTCCTCTCGGCCCGCCTGGACGTGCTGCCCCCGGAGATCACGCGGGAGCTCGCCGGGCTCCAGGACGAGGTGCCGCCGGAGGACCTCGAGGAGGTCCGGGCGGTGGCGGAGTCGGGGCTCGGCGTGCCGCTGGAGGAGCACTTCGCGTGGTTCGACACCACCCCCCTGGCCGCCGCGTCGTTGGGGCAGGTGCACCGGGCACGACTCCGCCCGGCCGACGCCGCGCAGGAGGGCTTCGCCGACGTCGTGGTCAAGGTGCAACGGCCTCACATCCAGCGCGTCATCGAGGTCGACCTCTCGGCGCTGCGTCGGGTCGGCGGCTGGATGGAGCGCTACCGCCCCATCCGTGAGCGCGCCGACGTGCGGGCCCTGCTCGAGGAGTTCGCGGCCACGACACTGCAGGAGGTCGACTACCTGGCCGAGGGCGCCAACGCCGAGACCTTCGCGCGCAACTTCGCCGACGACCCCCACGTCCGCGTCCCGCGGGTCGTGTGGGAGCTGAGCGGGCGCCGTCTGCTCACCCTCGAGGACGTCTCGGCCGTCAAGCTCGCCGACCACGCGGCGATCACCGCGGCCGGCATCCACCGCGCCGAGGTGGCCCAGCTGCTCGCCGACACCTTCCTCCAGCAGATCTTCACCGACGGCTTCTTCCACGCCGACCCGCACCCGGGCAACCTCTTCGTCAGCCCGTCCCCGGACGCCGCGGACGACGAGCCCGGCTGGACCCTCACCTACATCGACTTCGGCATGATGGGAGAGGTGCCGGACGAGCTGCGCACCGGGCTGCGGGACCTCGTCATCGCCGCCGGTCTGCGCGACAGCGCCCGCCTGGTCTCGGGGCTCACGCGGCTCGGGGTGCTGCTGCCGACCGCCGACCTGGCCTCGATCGAGGCCGCCGTCGAGCAGGTCTTCGACCGGTTCGGCGGGCTGCGGATGGACGAGCTGCAGCAGATCGACCCCGAGGAGCTGATCCGCTTCGGCCTGCAGTTCCGGGAGCTGCTGCTGGAGCTGCCGTTCCAGGTGCCTGAGAACCTCCTGCTGCTCGGCCGGTCCCTCGGGATCCTGTCGGGCATCTGCACCGGGCTCGACCCGGAGTTCGACGTCTGGGCCACCATCACCCCCTACGCCGGGCAGCTCCTGGACGACGAGCGCCAGGGGCTCCCGCAGACCGTCCTGTCCGAGGCCATGGCGCTGGCCCGCCTCGCGCTCGTCCTGCCGCGTCGGGCCGACCGGGTGCTGACGCTGGCCGAGCGGGGCGAGCTCAGGATCGCCACGCCCCTCCTGTCGTCCCAGGTGAGGCGCCTGGAGCGCACGGTGTCCCGCACGAACGGCGTGCTGGTCTTCGCCGCGCTGCTCCTCGCCGGCGCCATCCTCACGGCGTCGGACCCGGGGACGGGACGTCTGCTCATGTTCGCGTCCGTCCTGCCGCTGGTCTGGGTGCTCGCGGCAGGTCTGCGCCGCGGCCCCTGA